A genomic segment from Pollutimonas thiosulfatoxidans encodes:
- the mnmH gene encoding tRNA 2-selenouridine(34) synthase MnmH, translating to MRPDSSDYASIFIDDLPLMDVRAPVEFAKGAFPQALNLPLMNDGERQQVGACYKQRGQQAAIALGHELVRGAIKAQRVQAWAEFAQAHPDGYLYCFRGGLRSQIAQQWLDEAGVPYPRIVGGYKAMRGFLIQTLEVAIAQCDFILVGGLTGSGKTELLAELDNAIDLEGHANHRGSSFGKHATPQPCQINFENSLAIDLLKKRHQGLAYFALEEESRSIGSCFLPLPLQSAMPGYPMVWLEDDLDGRVNRILRDYVVDLCAEYVAIQGEPAGFLAYADRLRLSLAGISRRLGGARHQRLASIMDEALATQQNTGAVEGHRDWIRALLTEYYDPMYAFQKEGKGERILFSGRYDEVLAYLKATMSQRRHPAGKSRVPA from the coding sequence ATGCGCCCGGACAGCAGCGACTACGCAAGCATCTTTATCGACGACCTGCCCCTGATGGACGTCAGGGCTCCTGTCGAGTTCGCCAAGGGAGCCTTTCCGCAAGCCTTGAACCTGCCCTTGATGAACGACGGCGAGCGTCAGCAAGTGGGCGCCTGCTATAAGCAACGCGGCCAGCAAGCAGCAATTGCGCTGGGCCATGAGCTGGTGCGCGGCGCCATCAAGGCACAGCGCGTCCAGGCCTGGGCCGAATTTGCACAAGCCCATCCCGACGGCTATCTGTATTGCTTTCGTGGCGGCCTGCGCTCGCAGATCGCCCAACAATGGCTGGACGAGGCAGGCGTTCCCTACCCCCGCATCGTCGGTGGCTACAAGGCCATGCGCGGGTTTTTGATCCAGACGCTGGAGGTCGCCATTGCCCAGTGCGATTTCATTTTGGTGGGCGGGCTGACAGGCAGCGGCAAGACGGAACTGCTTGCCGAACTGGACAATGCCATTGACCTGGAAGGCCACGCCAACCATCGCGGCTCCAGCTTTGGCAAGCACGCCACGCCGCAACCTTGCCAGATAAATTTCGAGAACAGCCTGGCCATCGATCTGCTGAAAAAGCGACACCAGGGCCTGGCATACTTTGCGCTGGAAGAGGAAAGCCGCAGCATCGGAAGCTGCTTTTTGCCCTTACCCTTGCAGTCGGCCATGCCGGGCTACCCCATGGTGTGGCTGGAAGATGATCTGGACGGACGCGTAAATCGCATCTTGCGCGACTACGTGGTCGATCTTTGTGCCGAGTACGTCGCCATACAGGGCGAGCCCGCAGGCTTCCTGGCCTATGCGGATAGGCTGCGATTAAGTCTGGCCGGCATCTCGCGGCGACTGGGCGGCGCCCGCCACCAAAGGTTGGCGTCCATCATGGACGAAGCGCTTGCCACACAACAAAATACTGGTGCCGTCGAGGGTCACCGCGACTGGATACGCGCGCTGCTGACTGAATACTACGACCCGATGTATGCCTTCCAGAAGGAAGGCAAAGGCGAGCGAATATTGTTCAGCGGCCGATATGACGAGGTGCTGGCGTACTTGAAGGCAACGATGTCGCAGCGTCGGCATCCTGCAGGAAAGTCTCGAGTACCTGCGTAA